The Corynebacterium comes genome window below encodes:
- a CDS encoding glucose PTS transporter subunit IIA has product MASKTTTTSQHILREIGGPENVSNLTYCATRLRFQLNDSSKVDIDKLESDPAVLGVVKQGDTGLQVVMGGGVADYYNALVKEPGMGEGDEKSASSKKEYEGVRGKYSYVDFAFEFLSDTFRPILWALLGASLIITLLVLADTFGWQEFRAPMDEQPDTYVFMHAMWRSVFYFLPIMVGATAARKLGANEWVGAAIPAALLTPEFLALGAAGDSVTVFGLPMVLNDYSGQVFPPLIAAVGLFWVEKLLKKIIPAAVQMVFVPFFSLLIMIPATAFLLGPFGIGVGNGIASMLEAVNGFSPFILAIIIPMLYPFLVPLGLHWPLNAIMIQNIATLGYDFIQGPMGAWNFACFGVVTGVMVISIREKNVPMRQVSLGGMLAGLLGGISEPSLYGVLLRFKKTYARLLPGCFIGGVVMGIFDVKAYAFVFTSLLTIPAMDPIPGYALGLAAAFFTSLLLVVFLDYRGKDEKAEALARIAAEREEANEAEDERIDAAYIPAADTIQISTPLAGRVIPLAEVPDEAFAAGAVGKGVAIDPTGDTVFAPADGSVMVAFPTGHAIGLKLDSGVQLLVHIGIDTVKMEGKGFELLVAKGERVTAGQPLVRFDRAAIEAAGYSAITPVVVTNHRKLADVVPLDCPEEVALGDQILDITPKVTEKV; this is encoded by the coding sequence ATGGCCTCGAAGACAACGACGACCTCCCAACACATCCTCCGCGAGATCGGCGGGCCGGAGAACGTCTCCAACCTCACCTACTGCGCCACCCGCCTGCGTTTCCAGCTCAATGACTCGAGCAAGGTCGACATCGACAAGCTGGAATCGGATCCAGCCGTGCTCGGTGTGGTCAAGCAGGGAGACACAGGCCTGCAGGTGGTCATGGGCGGCGGCGTGGCGGACTACTACAACGCCCTGGTCAAGGAGCCCGGCATGGGCGAGGGAGATGAGAAATCCGCCTCGTCCAAGAAGGAGTACGAGGGGGTCCGCGGCAAGTACTCCTACGTGGACTTCGCCTTCGAGTTCCTCTCCGACACCTTCCGCCCGATTCTGTGGGCGCTGCTCGGCGCCTCCCTGATCATCACCCTGCTCGTGCTGGCGGACACCTTCGGGTGGCAGGAGTTCCGCGCCCCGATGGATGAACAGCCGGACACCTACGTGTTCATGCACGCGATGTGGCGCTCGGTGTTCTACTTCCTGCCCATCATGGTCGGCGCCACCGCCGCCCGGAAGCTGGGTGCGAACGAATGGGTCGGTGCGGCCATCCCGGCGGCACTGCTCACGCCTGAGTTCCTCGCGCTGGGCGCGGCCGGCGACTCCGTCACCGTGTTCGGTCTGCCGATGGTCCTCAACGACTACTCCGGGCAGGTCTTCCCGCCGCTGATCGCAGCCGTCGGGCTGTTCTGGGTGGAGAAGCTGCTGAAGAAGATCATCCCCGCGGCGGTGCAGATGGTGTTCGTGCCGTTCTTCTCGCTGCTCATCATGATCCCGGCGACGGCGTTCCTGCTCGGCCCGTTCGGCATCGGCGTCGGTAACGGAATCGCCAGCATGCTCGAGGCGGTCAACGGGTTCTCGCCGTTCATCCTGGCGATCATCATCCCCATGCTCTACCCGTTCCTCGTGCCGCTGGGTCTGCACTGGCCGTTGAACGCCATCATGATCCAGAACATCGCCACCCTGGGTTATGACTTCATCCAGGGCCCCATGGGCGCGTGGAACTTCGCCTGCTTCGGAGTGGTCACGGGCGTAATGGTCATCTCCATCCGGGAGAAGAACGTACCGATGCGTCAGGTCTCCCTCGGCGGCATGCTCGCCGGCCTGCTGGGCGGTATCTCCGAACCCTCCCTCTACGGTGTGCTGCTGCGCTTCAAGAAGACCTACGCCCGTCTGCTGCCGGGTTGTTTCATCGGCGGTGTGGTCATGGGCATCTTCGACGTCAAGGCCTATGCCTTCGTGTTCACCTCGCTGCTGACCATCCCGGCGATGGACCCGATCCCGGGTTACGCCCTCGGCCTGGCCGCCGCGTTCTTCACCTCCCTGCTGCTGGTGGTCTTCCTCGACTACCGCGGCAAGGATGAGAAGGCCGAGGCCCTGGCCCGGATCGCTGCCGAGCGGGAGGAAGCCAATGAGGCCGAGGACGAGCGTATCGACGCCGCCTACATCCCCGCCGCCGACACCATCCAGATCTCCACTCCGCTGGCCGGCCGTGTCATCCCGCTGGCGGAGGTGCCCGACGAGGCCTTCGCCGCCGGGGCGGTGGGCAAGGGCGTGGCCATCGACCCCACCGGCGACACCGTTTTCGCCCCGGCGGACGGCTCGGTGATGGTGGCCTTCCCGACGGGCCACGCCATCGGCCTGAAGCTGGACAGCGGGGTGCAGCTGCTGGTGCACATCGGCATCGACACAGTGAAGATGGAAGGCAAGGGCTTCGAGCTGCTCGTGGCCAAGGGTGAGCGCGTCACCGCCGGCCAGCCCCTGGTCCGCTTCGACCGCGCCGCCATCGAGGCCGCCGGCTACAGCGCCATCACCCCCGTGGTGGTAACCAATCACCGCAAGCTTGCCGACGTCGTCCCCCTCGACTGCCCCGAAGAGGTCGCCCTAGGTGACCAGATCCTGGACATCACCCCGAAGGTGACCGAAAAGGTCTAG
- the coaE gene encoding dephospho-CoA kinase, which translates to MIKVGLTGGIGSGKSTVTGLLIERGIPVVDADQIARDIVEPGQPALAELAEAFGEDILRPDGSLDRAGLAARAFVDAEHTALLNSITHPRIAAETARRFTAAEAAGEPAVVYDMPLLVDKGLDRGMDLVVVVDVDVEERVRRLVAGRGLAEDDVRRRIAAQVSDDVRRAAADVLIDNNGSLEDLPAQVDALVERIRQA; encoded by the coding sequence ATGATCAAGGTGGGACTCACAGGTGGTATCGGAAGCGGAAAATCTACAGTGACAGGCCTGCTCATCGAGCGGGGCATCCCGGTGGTGGACGCGGATCAGATCGCCCGCGACATCGTCGAACCCGGCCAGCCCGCACTCGCGGAGCTGGCCGAAGCCTTCGGAGAGGACATCCTGCGGCCGGACGGCTCGCTCGACCGGGCGGGGCTTGCCGCCCGTGCGTTTGTCGACGCCGAGCACACCGCCCTGCTCAACTCCATCACCCATCCGCGGATCGCGGCGGAGACCGCCCGACGTTTCACCGCAGCCGAGGCCGCCGGCGAGCCGGCCGTCGTCTACGACATGCCGCTCCTGGTGGACAAGGGACTCGATCGCGGGATGGACCTGGTCGTGGTGGTGGACGTGGACGTGGAGGAAAGGGTACGCAGGCTCGTTGCGGGACGAGGGCTGGCGGAGGATGACGTGCGGCGCAGGATCGCGGCGCAGGTGTCCGACGACGTGCGGCGGGCCGCAGCGGACGTGCTCATCGACAACAACGGATCGCTCGAGGACCTGCCTGCGCAGGTGGACGCGCTGGTGGAGCGCATCCGCCAGGCGTAG
- a CDS encoding HNH endonuclease signature motif containing protein, with protein MAVKQRADQAVDQIQSSIAVLSEIMADPSGVPFDDVAAGFERLEKVLATKAHLDAAFAWLADRHDAGRLVGSANVVEYLTRTLGVSRREALARLRTGTNLFSPPPPPPPPPPPPEDPEPEEQRRAREEAEAERAARDRAEQEESRRKAAEASAEILRIIDQELKELSDVADPGRATLHHLALTESKHRTPEDLRDWLRRQVSRANQKGAPDLLAGYRRRGLFIGEPDADGSCTIRGRLPAADAAMLKSAITPGQRPGANLDDGVEDTRTRAQRRADQLSAILKKHLATLQTTTRHGVGSILLSVTAEDIADLSASSEFSTNTGDRLNLVDLLRLGAAQFDVMTLHDQKGQPLALGRGKRLASFFQKIALYAAQGVCGCPDCTSAAVNNDAHHIQPWDKGGPTDLSNLTLVCPPHHGDNDDSRTGSQNRGYLDRCPITGRVGRRAGPGQPLEFNTTQAAEESAGARIRRRQQPPDDSEEAA; from the coding sequence ATGGCGGTGAAACAACGGGCAGATCAAGCGGTCGACCAGATCCAGTCGAGCATTGCCGTGCTGTCCGAGATCATGGCCGACCCCTCCGGGGTGCCCTTTGATGACGTCGCCGCCGGATTCGAACGCCTGGAGAAGGTCCTGGCCACCAAGGCGCACCTCGACGCCGCTTTCGCCTGGCTGGCCGATCGCCATGACGCCGGCCGGCTGGTGGGTTCCGCGAATGTCGTGGAGTACCTGACCAGGACGCTCGGGGTGTCCCGGCGGGAGGCGCTCGCTCGCCTGCGGACGGGCACGAACCTGTTCAGCCCGCCACCGCCGCCACCGCCGCCACCGCCGCCTCCGGAGGACCCGGAGCCGGAAGAACAACGCCGCGCGAGAGAGGAGGCGGAAGCCGAGCGCGCTGCGCGCGACCGGGCGGAGCAGGAGGAATCCCGCCGCAAAGCCGCCGAAGCCTCCGCCGAAATCCTGCGTATCATCGACCAGGAGCTGAAGGAACTGTCCGATGTCGCCGATCCCGGCCGGGCGACCCTCCACCACCTGGCATTGACGGAATCGAAACACCGCACACCCGAGGACCTGCGGGACTGGTTGCGCCGCCAGGTCAGCCGCGCCAATCAGAAGGGTGCCCCGGATCTGCTCGCCGGGTACCGGCGCCGCGGCCTCTTCATCGGTGAGCCCGACGCCGACGGCAGCTGCACCATCCGCGGCAGGCTTCCGGCGGCCGACGCGGCGATGCTCAAGTCGGCCATCACGCCCGGGCAGCGCCCCGGAGCCAACCTCGACGACGGGGTCGAGGACACCCGCACCCGGGCACAGCGCCGCGCCGATCAGCTCTCGGCCATCCTGAAGAAGCATCTGGCCACCCTGCAGACCACCACCCGCCACGGGGTGGGGTCCATCCTGCTGTCCGTCACCGCCGAGGACATCGCGGACCTGTCCGCCTCCTCCGAGTTCTCCACCAACACCGGGGACCGGCTCAACCTCGTCGACCTGCTGCGTCTAGGGGCGGCACAGTTCGACGTGATGACGCTGCACGACCAGAAAGGGCAACCCCTGGCCCTCGGGCGGGGCAAGAGGCTGGCCAGCTTCTTCCAGAAGATCGCGCTGTACGCGGCGCAGGGGGTGTGCGGCTGCCCCGACTGCACGAGTGCCGCAGTCAACAACGACGCACACCACATCCAGCCCTGGGACAAGGGCGGACCTACCGATCTGAGCAACCTCACCCTCGTGTGCCCACCACATCACGGCGACAACGATGACTCCCGCACCGGGTCCCAGAACAGAGGCTACCTGGACCGGTGCCCCATCACCGGGAGAGTCGGCAGGCGCGCGGGCCCCGGGCAGCCGCTGGAGTTCAACACCACCCAGGCCGCGGAGGAGTCCGCCGGGGCACGCATCCGCCGACGCCAGCAGCCACCGGACGACTCGGAAGAAGCAGCCTGA
- a CDS encoding YdcF family protein yields MHNRLIRPMLVAVAAVSLFPLAPAHAQTSALLPGSSQSLPIPGLEKVILVGIPGYGPYVISQEVQGAGLNPGAATQEDLLSAAVFSADFENNTAARDAALRALSPGRQAQVSAALNALHSPVRQPSAVPADAPIVVLGNGLNTDGTVHPNLRNRLVAAKVLADARPNAPVVVSGGATPDGFVEAEVMRDWLVGQGLPAGRIIVEGRANSTVTNARYSRELLPRAGAVVVVTSQNHVHRAVVDFTLAFGTEVAGVGAPNDPPTEMPSLIWTYRDVINWFLS; encoded by the coding sequence ATGCACAACCGACTCATCCGCCCCATGCTGGTTGCTGTGGCCGCCGTGTCGCTCTTCCCGCTGGCGCCCGCTCACGCCCAGACCTCTGCGCTTCTGCCCGGTTCCTCGCAATCTCTGCCGATCCCCGGCCTGGAGAAGGTCATCCTCGTGGGCATCCCGGGTTACGGCCCCTACGTCATCTCGCAGGAGGTCCAGGGGGCCGGGCTCAACCCGGGGGCGGCAACCCAGGAGGACCTGCTCAGCGCGGCGGTCTTCTCCGCCGACTTCGAGAACAACACCGCGGCCCGCGACGCCGCGCTGCGCGCCCTCAGTCCGGGACGTCAGGCGCAGGTCAGCGCCGCGCTGAACGCGCTGCACTCCCCCGTCCGCCAGCCCTCCGCTGTCCCCGCCGACGCCCCCATCGTGGTGCTGGGCAACGGGCTGAACACCGACGGCACCGTCCACCCGAACCTGCGTAACCGCCTCGTCGCCGCGAAGGTGCTTGCCGACGCCCGCCCCAACGCCCCCGTCGTCGTCTCCGGCGGCGCCACCCCGGACGGCTTCGTCGAGGCCGAGGTCATGCGCGACTGGTTGGTGGGTCAAGGCCTGCCCGCGGGGCGGATCATCGTGGAGGGCCGCGCCAACTCCACCGTCACCAACGCCCGCTACAGCCGGGAGCTTCTCCCCCGGGCCGGCGCCGTCGTGGTGGTCACCTCCCAGAACCACGTCCACCGCGCGGTGGTCGACTTCACCCTCGCCTTCGGCACGGAGGTCGCCGGCGTGGGCGCCCCGAATGATCCGCCGACGGAGATGCCCAGCCTTATCTGGACCTACCGCGACGTGATCAACTGGTTCCTCTCCTGA
- a CDS encoding DUF4259 domain-containing protein → MEIWNTGPFDNHEAAELLNDVRAGDLYLEELLPDSGTRYIEADQGALIVALAHLAAGDLPEGITPEQVMPLQTPEMRERLRQSLGAVLSDGTVSELAGHWAEQGTDQLYEWKAKAHVSLG, encoded by the coding sequence ATGGAAATCTGGAACACCGGGCCCTTCGACAACCATGAGGCAGCCGAGCTGCTCAACGACGTCCGCGCCGGCGACCTCTACCTCGAGGAGCTGCTGCCGGACTCCGGCACCCGCTACATCGAGGCCGATCAGGGCGCGCTGATCGTCGCCCTTGCGCACCTGGCCGCCGGAGACCTGCCCGAGGGCATCACACCCGAGCAGGTCATGCCGTTGCAGACCCCGGAGATGAGGGAGCGGCTGCGCCAGAGCCTCGGCGCCGTGCTTTCCGACGGCACCGTCTCCGAGCTCGCCGGCCACTGGGCCGAGCAGGGCACGGACCAGCTCTATGAATGGAAGGCGAAGGCGCACGTCAGCCTGGGCTAG
- a CDS encoding FABP family protein, translating to MELHPNLQPYAFLLGTWKGEGRGYYPTIDDFSYSETLTFAATPGKPFFRYEQKTMGAGGPMHTEAGFFRPVGEGRLEFVIAQPMGQTELLAGQAREEGDTLIFEFDPSTVANSPTAKQVDATSRSYTFNADRTSVKHRFHMGAVGQPMQQHLESELVKTD from the coding sequence ATGGAACTTCACCCGAACCTGCAGCCCTACGCGTTCCTCCTCGGCACCTGGAAAGGGGAGGGGCGTGGCTACTATCCCACGATCGACGACTTCTCCTACTCCGAGACCCTGACCTTCGCCGCCACCCCCGGAAAGCCCTTCTTCCGCTACGAGCAGAAGACCATGGGCGCAGGCGGCCCGATGCACACCGAGGCCGGATTCTTCCGTCCGGTCGGGGAGGGGCGTCTGGAATTCGTCATCGCCCAGCCGATGGGCCAGACCGAGCTGCTGGCGGGCCAGGCGCGCGAGGAGGGCGACACCCTGATCTTCGAGTTCGACCCCTCCACGGTGGCCAACTCTCCGACAGCCAAGCAGGTCGACGCGACGAGCCGCAGCTACACCTTCAACGCTGACCGCACCTCCGTGAAGCACCGTTTCCACATGGGTGCTGTCGGCCAGCCCATGCAGCAGCACCTGGAGAGTGAGCTGGTCAAGACCGATTAG
- a CDS encoding LppP/LprE family lipoprotein — MRLHRIFLAGFAMALALTGCASNETDAPTEVTVGRVPSATLPPTTRPPVQCENQNLDLMETAFGAWLGSQIIPTDQPGTSYYFTVADNQFNPCSDLSWVMLSGTNGNAGQDDGNGNGLVHALVFFTGEDLFTDPAPRQFKEAASVERIDDRSITVTYRRTAESVTEEHPVDYRLDDGRLLGEERLPAEQRDNVRLDLTRVGPPTEDPPRLFGNANYRPWDQEFPMGRQYSLMMGEKKIACDFATFNGMQLVCYSETALPWPLKTGDREADAGSMANIALLNFQDPGEVRTDVGTFPSQESTFEMLPDASVTRIGDIIIDTRSDVVKIHDANRAYLLGEGIAETLGVPTLQLDTSRYPQDLIPWEG; from the coding sequence ATGAGACTGCACAGAATCTTTTTGGCGGGCTTCGCAATGGCACTGGCTCTCACTGGCTGCGCCTCCAACGAAACCGACGCCCCCACCGAGGTCACAGTCGGCAGGGTCCCGTCGGCCACGCTGCCTCCCACCACCCGGCCGCCAGTCCAGTGCGAGAACCAGAACCTGGACCTGATGGAGACGGCCTTCGGCGCGTGGCTCGGCTCCCAGATCATTCCCACCGACCAGCCTGGGACGTCCTACTACTTCACGGTCGCGGACAACCAGTTCAACCCCTGCAGCGATCTGAGCTGGGTGATGTTGTCGGGGACGAACGGTAACGCCGGCCAGGACGACGGCAACGGCAACGGACTCGTCCACGCGCTCGTCTTCTTCACCGGCGAGGACCTCTTCACCGATCCCGCACCCCGCCAGTTCAAGGAAGCCGCCTCCGTGGAGCGTATCGACGACCGCTCCATCACCGTCACCTACCGCCGCACCGCCGAGAGCGTCACCGAGGAGCACCCGGTGGACTACCGCCTCGATGACGGCCGACTTCTGGGCGAGGAACGGCTCCCCGCGGAGCAGCGCGACAATGTGCGCCTGGATCTCACCCGGGTTGGCCCGCCGACGGAAGATCCCCCACGGCTCTTCGGTAACGCGAACTATCGTCCCTGGGACCAGGAATTTCCGATGGGACGCCAGTACTCCCTGATGATGGGGGAGAAGAAGATCGCCTGTGACTTCGCCACCTTCAACGGCATGCAGTTGGTCTGCTACTCCGAAACGGCGCTGCCCTGGCCGCTGAAGACCGGGGACCGGGAGGCGGACGCAGGGAGCATGGCCAACATCGCCTTGTTGAACTTCCAGGACCCCGGGGAGGTCCGGACCGATGTCGGCACCTTCCCGTCGCAGGAGTCGACCTTCGAGATGCTTCCCGACGCCTCCGTGACCCGTATCGGTGACATCATCATCGACACCCGCAGCGATGTGGTGAAGATCCACGATGCGAACCGGGCCTACCTCCTCGGCGAGGGGATCGCCGAGACCCTCGGGGTGCCGACCTTGCAGCTCGACACGTCCCGGTACCCGCAGGATCTGATTCCGTGGGAGGGGTAG
- a CDS encoding Abi family protein — translation MSPGHQPGGKIFRTYEQQIELLANRGMIVGDREHAVRLLRRINYYRLSGYWYPFRILDKNGGKRRQDDFYPGTTFDDVIDLYNFDARLRTTALETLAPIELAVRALLGHELGAIDRYAHLRPDLLGSRARKPASTDESPQYSKWIQRYQRELNQSHEDFVKHHKLEYGGRLPVWAAVEILDWGALTWLYGMSPDKVRNNVAEQCQLSAPQLESWLKALNIVRNYAAHHGRMFNRVYDLKPKLPKEPGDLGIASGRTNRLFGQLTTIQYLQRSLGLGQDQWLPEMMATYPDVTLVPLSHTGAPENWRSSTLWSPPQPRPSTPTPNRRTL, via the coding sequence GTGTCGCCAGGACATCAGCCAGGGGGCAAGATTTTCAGGACCTACGAGCAACAGATTGAGCTGCTCGCCAACCGCGGGATGATTGTGGGAGATCGGGAACACGCTGTCCGGCTGCTCCGTCGGATCAACTACTACCGACTCAGCGGTTACTGGTACCCGTTCCGGATCCTGGACAAAAATGGCGGCAAGCGTCGTCAGGACGACTTCTATCCGGGGACGACATTCGACGATGTGATTGACCTCTACAACTTCGATGCCAGACTGCGTACCACTGCGTTGGAAACGCTCGCGCCAATCGAATTGGCAGTCCGAGCGTTACTCGGACATGAACTCGGAGCGATCGACCGGTACGCGCATCTGCGACCGGATCTCCTCGGCAGTCGTGCTCGAAAACCCGCCTCGACAGATGAGTCGCCTCAGTACTCGAAATGGATCCAAAGGTATCAGCGCGAACTCAATCAGTCTCACGAGGACTTTGTCAAGCACCACAAGCTGGAGTACGGGGGAAGGCTCCCGGTGTGGGCTGCGGTGGAAATACTCGACTGGGGCGCGCTCACCTGGTTGTACGGCATGTCGCCCGACAAGGTCCGCAACAACGTGGCCGAACAATGCCAGCTGAGCGCTCCACAGTTGGAATCATGGCTCAAAGCACTCAACATCGTCCGCAATTACGCTGCTCACCACGGCCGTATGTTCAACCGCGTTTATGACCTCAAGCCGAAGCTCCCGAAAGAACCCGGCGACCTCGGCATCGCTTCTGGGCGAACGAATCGCCTCTTCGGGCAACTCACCACCATTCAGTACCTGCAACGCTCTCTCGGCCTTGGCCAGGATCAGTGGCTTCCCGAAATGATGGCGACTTACCCGGATGTCACGCTCGTGCCACTGTCGCACACCGGCGCTCCCGAGAATTGGCGATCCTCGACTCTGTGGAGTCCACCTCAACCACGCCCGTCGACCCCCACCCCCAACCGGCGTACCCTGTAG
- the uvrB gene encoding excinuclease ABC subunit UvrB: MAFAAEHPVLSHSEHRPVGEIERSDAKFEVISEFEPAGDQPAAIKELDERLNRGERDIVLLGATGTGKSATAAWLIEKQQRPTLVMAPNKTLAAQLANELRSLLPNNAVEYFVSYYDYYQPEAYIAQTDTYIEKDSSINEDVERLRHSATSSLLSRRDVVVVSSVSCIYGLGTPQSYLDRSVVLKVGDEVERDRFLRLLVDIQYERNDIAFQRGTFRAKGDTVDIIPAYEELAVRVEFFGDEVDALYYIHPLTGDAVRQVEEIRIFPATHYVAGPERMEKAVAAIKAELAERLADLENRGKLLEAQRLRMRTEYDLEMIEQVGFCSGIENYSRHIDGRGAGTSPATLIDYFPEDFLTIIDESHVTVPQIGGMFEGDMSRKRNLVEFGFRLPSAMDNRPLTWEEFEDRVGQTVYLSATPGKYEMAAAGGEFVEQVIRPTGLVDPKVTVKPTQGQIDDLIHEIRGRTEKNERVLVTTLTKKMAEDLTDYLLENGIRVRYLHSDIDTLQRVELLRQLRLGDYDVLVGINLLREGLDLPEVSLVAILDADKEGFLRSATSLIQTIGRAARNVSGEVIMYADRITDSMAHAIEETDRRREKQVAYNKERGIDPQPLRKKIADILDQVYESGGEERGGGETAVVKRPDTSHMPAEQLQKLIDDLTAQMGAAARELKFELAGRLRDEIAELKKELRGVKDAGM; the protein is encoded by the coding sequence ATGGCTTTCGCTGCTGAACACCCTGTGCTGTCCCACTCCGAGCACCGCCCGGTGGGCGAGATCGAGCGCTCGGACGCCAAGTTCGAGGTCATCTCCGAGTTTGAGCCGGCCGGTGATCAGCCGGCGGCGATCAAGGAGCTCGACGAGCGGCTCAACCGTGGGGAACGTGACATCGTCCTGCTGGGTGCCACGGGTACGGGTAAGTCGGCGACGGCGGCGTGGTTGATCGAGAAGCAGCAGCGCCCGACCCTGGTGATGGCGCCGAACAAGACGCTGGCGGCGCAGCTGGCCAACGAGTTGCGGAGCCTCCTGCCCAACAACGCGGTGGAGTACTTCGTCAGCTACTACGACTACTACCAGCCGGAGGCGTACATCGCCCAGACGGACACGTACATCGAGAAGGACTCGTCGATCAACGAGGACGTGGAGCGTCTGCGTCACTCGGCGACGTCCTCGCTGCTCTCGCGTCGCGACGTCGTCGTGGTCTCCTCCGTCTCCTGCATCTACGGCCTGGGCACGCCGCAGTCTTACCTGGACCGCTCGGTGGTGCTCAAGGTCGGTGACGAGGTCGAGCGTGACCGTTTCCTGCGCCTGCTGGTGGACATCCAGTACGAGCGCAACGACATCGCCTTCCAGCGCGGCACCTTCCGGGCGAAGGGCGACACCGTGGACATCATCCCGGCCTATGAGGAGCTGGCGGTGCGGGTGGAGTTCTTCGGCGACGAGGTCGACGCGCTCTACTACATTCACCCGCTCACCGGCGACGCGGTCCGCCAGGTCGAGGAGATCCGCATCTTCCCGGCCACCCACTACGTCGCCGGTCCGGAGCGGATGGAGAAGGCGGTCGCGGCGATCAAGGCCGAGCTGGCCGAGCGGCTCGCGGATCTGGAGAACCGCGGCAAGCTGCTGGAGGCCCAGCGCCTGCGCATGCGTACCGAGTACGACCTGGAGATGATCGAGCAGGTCGGTTTCTGCTCGGGCATCGAGAACTACTCCCGGCACATCGACGGCCGCGGCGCAGGCACCTCCCCGGCCACGCTCATCGACTACTTCCCGGAGGACTTCCTCACCATCATCGACGAGTCGCACGTCACCGTGCCCCAGATCGGCGGCATGTTCGAGGGCGACATGTCGCGTAAGCGCAACCTGGTGGAGTTCGGCTTCCGCCTGCCTTCCGCGATGGATAACCGCCCGCTGACGTGGGAGGAGTTCGAGGACCGCGTCGGCCAGACGGTCTACCTCTCGGCGACGCCGGGCAAGTACGAGATGGCGGCCGCCGGGGGAGAGTTCGTCGAGCAGGTCATCCGCCCCACCGGCCTGGTGGACCCGAAGGTGACCGTCAAGCCCACCCAGGGCCAGATCGACGACCTCATCCACGAGATCCGCGGGCGCACCGAGAAGAATGAGCGCGTCCTGGTGACCACCCTGACCAAGAAGATGGCGGAGGACCTCACCGACTACCTCCTGGAGAACGGCATCCGGGTCCGCTACCTGCACTCGGACATCGACACCCTGCAGCGCGTGGAGCTGCTGCGCCAGCTGCGCCTGGGTGATTACGACGTCCTGGTGGGCATCAACCTCCTGCGTGAGGGCCTCGATCTCCCCGAGGTTTCCCTCGTCGCCATTCTCGACGCCGACAAGGAGGGCTTCCTGCGTTCCGCCACCTCACTGATCCAGACCATCGGGCGTGCCGCGCGAAACGTCTCCGGCGAGGTCATCATGTACGCCGATCGCATCACCGATTCCATGGCGCACGCCATCGAGGAGACCGACCGTAGGCGGGAGAAGCAGGTCGCCTACAACAAGGAACGCGGCATCGACCCGCAGCCGCTGCGCAAGAAGATCGCGGACATCCTCGACCAGGTCTACGAGTCCGGCGGGGAGGAACGGGGCGGGGGAGAGACGGCCGTGGTCAAGCGGCCCGACACCTCCCACATGCCCGCCGAGCAGTTGCAGAAGCTTATCGACGACCTCACGGCCCAGATGGGAGCCGCCGCCCGGGAGCTCAAGTTCGAGCTGGCAGGCCGACTTCGCGATGAGATCGCCGAGCTGAAGAAGGAGCTGCGCGGCGTAAAGGACGCGGGAATGTAA
- a CDS encoding universal stress protein encodes MINYSKIAVGTDGSETSLAAVRAAASLARLYEAKLVIMSAWHAASGPLLNSSHPDLASVAVSEEEAAEQQLLKAKAVAEEEGVSQIELWKIAGTPAEAMTKEVQERGIDLLVVGNKGVNTLTGRIFGNIPTEVVRNSPVNVLIVNTAEHES; translated from the coding sequence ATGATCAATTATTCGAAGATTGCAGTCGGAACCGATGGTTCCGAGACATCTCTGGCGGCGGTCCGCGCCGCGGCCAGCCTGGCACGTCTCTATGAAGCGAAGCTGGTGATCATGTCCGCATGGCATGCGGCCTCCGGACCACTGCTGAACTCTTCCCACCCGGATCTCGCCTCCGTCGCCGTCAGTGAAGAGGAGGCCGCCGAGCAGCAGCTCCTCAAGGCGAAAGCTGTGGCGGAAGAGGAGGGTGTGTCCCAGATCGAACTGTGGAAGATCGCGGGTACCCCCGCAGAAGCCATGACCAAGGAAGTCCAGGAGAGGGGCATTGACCTGCTGGTTGTGGGGAACAAGGGCGTAAATACCCTGACAGGAAGGATTTTCGGAAACATTCCCACCGAAGTGGTCCGGAATTCTCCGGTGAACGTGTTGATCGTTAATACCGCGGAGCATGAGTCTTAG
- a CDS encoding universal stress protein has translation MSDYQKIVVGTDGSKSSLLAVERAAKIAAAFDATLIIGCAYYENKDEASKTLRQDSVTILGDDTAAKNLAAGEEAARKAGATKVEQAVRPGTPVEALMAIVNESNADLLVVGNRGINSLTGRLLGSVPADVARQSDCDVMIVHTVS, from the coding sequence ATGAGCGACTACCAGAAGATCGTCGTCGGCACGGACGGCTCCAAGTCTTCCCTGCTGGCCGTTGAGCGTGCTGCCAAGATCGCCGCCGCCTTCGACGCCACCCTCATCATTGGCTGCGCCTACTATGAGAACAAGGATGAGGCGTCCAAGACCCTTCGCCAGGATTCCGTCACCATCCTCGGCGATGACACCGCCGCCAAGAACCTCGCCGCAGGTGAAGAGGCCGCCCGTAAGGCCGGCGCCACCAAGGTCGAGCAGGCCGTCCGCCCGGGTACCCCGGTCGAGGCCCTGATGGCCATCGTCAACGAGTCCAACGCCGACCTCCTGGTCGTGGGCAACCGTGGCATCAACTCCCTGACCGGCCGCCTGCTGGGCTCCGTCCCGGCCGACGTCGCCCGTCAGTCCGACTGCGACGTGATGATTGTGCACACGGTTTCTTAG